The DNA window GCTGCATTTTGCAATGGAAGGGCTCTCGCTTGTTGCACTATAAGGGTGGTTTCTTCTGATAACCCGGATACAAAGAGTGCTTCAGGCATAGCTGCAGCGATCTCGGTGAGGTGCTCGGTAAAATCTGTAGTGCCCTCTTCATAAAACACATTCGCCGCGATGATGCCGCCTACGTCCGTGAAATTGGTAAGAAAGAATTCGGATATGCCTTCTGTATAGACTTCACCGCTTCGGGTGAGCAGGGCAGCAGTGGTCAGCTTAAGATCTTCTTTCGCAAACCGCGCCATGACGTTCCCTTGAAAACTGTCGGTGAAGGCTGCCATAAAGACAAAATCACCGGCACTTGTCACGTTTGGATTCGTTGCAGTTGTGGTAATCATCGGGATACTGTGTTGCTGGGCAACTGCGCCTACCGGAATAGCATGTGCAGAGCGGTTGGGACCCACAAGTGCGACAATGTCGTCGTCAAGGATCATCCTTGAGGCGGCTTCAACAGCGGCTTCGGGCGTAAGAATTCCGACCTCGGTTACCAATTCAATGGGCATACCGAGTAAACCGCCATCTGCGTTAATTTCTGCCACAGCTATCTGACCCCCATTTGGATATGTCACCCGACTCCCCGAAGCGAGGAACCCAATTTTAACAGTGTGAGTTGACTCTGGGACAACACCTTTTCCTGGCGTAACCACCTTTTGGATCCCGTCACATCCAATGAGTGCTGTTATCAACACCCAAAAACCAAACATTGCTATAGATATATCTCTCACCATGGCTCCTTATTTTGACTTTTTGCTTGTATTATCCAATGATTTCTGTTAAAGTGCAGACAGCACCAAATACTTCTATGCATTATCCTTTAATTTCCTGAAATAAACAAGTGATTTCTATGTAACACTCTCTACTATGGAAAGTTTAATCACAGTGATTGGGCGCGGTCATTCTGGGACGCGCGCCATTTCTCATACGTTATACGCCAGTGGGGTTTTCATGGGAAGCCAGCTGAACCCCTCTGGCGATAAGATTCCACCGCACGCCATGTATGATGCCTGTCGAGTAATGGCGCAATATGTCAAATGGCAAGGTGGACTCTCGTGGGATTTTGAACCCCTGTTTACGATGCCGATCGATCCAGAATTTGAACGGCTCATCACTACCTATCTTGAAGACGTGCTACAGAATCCGGCACCCCACAAAGGCTGGAAGATACCCGAGACAACGTTAGTCTATCCATGGATAATTCGGATGTTCCCTGAGATAAAGTTCATTCACTGGATTCGGGATCCACGGGATTGTATCCGGGGTAGCCATAAAACCGATGACCTTCGCGATTTCGGGGTCTTCTATCCTGAAACGGACGACATCTATGAAAGGCGGGCGATTTCTTGGATTTACCAGTATAAGCTTATGCAAGCGACCCCGATGCCTAAAAATGTTATCCACATCCGTTTTGAAGACTTCGTCCTGAATCAGGAGGCAATACTCAAAAAACTGGAGGCGTTCTTGGAAATCCCTTTGGGTCGGATTATAGTGCGTCCAGATGCAGTCGAACGCTGGAAGAGAGACGTTAGGGAATTGGAACCCGGAGCATCGTTACCACAATACCAGTTTGCGTTTCTGAAAAAAGCAATCGTTGAAAACGGTTACCCCTTAACAGCAACCTAACAAAGAAAGGAAATATTATGTCAACTACTTATCGTGTTGGACTTGTCGGCGCAGGTGGCATTGCCAACGCACACGGCAACGCGTGCCAACAAGCCCCCAGTGCTGAATTGGCGGCGATCTGTGACGTGTCAGAAAACGCGTTAGCAAATTTCGGTGAACGATTTGACGTGGCTCCTGAAAACCGCTACCTCTCTTTAGAAGAGATGTTAGACGCTGAGAACTTAGATATAGCCGTTATTTGTACCTGGGGTGCTTTCCACGCTGAGGTCGGTATCCAGCTTTCTGAGTCCCGTCAAGTCAAAGCAATTTTATGTGAGAAGCCGTTCACGTCAACAGCTGCGGAGGCGGAAGCGTTCGTCAGTGCGGCGCAAGAGAACGGTGTGCTGGTGGCGGAAGCGTTTAAATTCCGGCATCATCCGATGCATCTCAAAGCGAAAGAACTTATTGATTCGGGGGCAATCGGGGACTTTAAGGCGATCCGCAGCACCTTCTGCACGGGTGGCGGCGGCGGCGGTCCCGAAACGCGACGCCCTGAGATGAATTGGCGGTTTAACAAAGCGAAGGGTGGGGGTAGTATTTACGATCTGGCGTGTTACAATATCCACCACGCTCGCTTCATGTTCGGCGCGGAACCGATTCGGGTGTCAGGAATGTCTCAAGCCGGATTAGAAGTAGACGATGGTTCCTATCTATTGTTAGTATTCCCAGGCGAACGGGTTGCCCAGATTTCAACCGGTTTTAACTGTGCGGGTGGACAGTATGCCGAAATGTCAGGCACCGGCGGCATGTGCCGACTCGACCGGGTTTGGAACAATGAGAACACAGCAGTCAACATTGAGCTTACCACGCGAGAGGGCACAGAAATCATTGATTTTGAACCCTGTTTCCAGTTTGCATTGCAATTGGAGCACATGTGCGAGGTTGTAGGGACCGGAAAACCGCATCGTATCTCACCAGAGAGTTGCGTGAATCAGATGCGTGTCATTGATGCGGCATTTGAGGCAATGGCAACTGGACGCACGGTCGAATTGGGGTAACAGAATGGCGAACCTTGCAGAGACGAAAGCACTTACATTTGACCTGTTCGGCACAATTTTGGATTTAGGGGGTAGCCTCACCCCCTTTATTGACGAATCGCTGAAGGCACGCGCTGCGGATGTATCAGCGGATGAATTCTGGGCACAGTGGCGATATCGGCAGCGAATTGAACAGTATCAAGATACGATTGTGATGCTCGGGCATAGCGGTTACTTGGAGACGGTTCGGCGTGCGGTGCACTATGTTCTGAGGGCAAACGGCATTGCTGCTGACCCTGATACGGTAGCAGAATTTATGCGTGGCTGGCAGCGCCTTTCACCCTTTCCTGAAGTGTTGTCTGCACTTGAGAAGATGCAATCTCGGTATCAGTTGGTGGTGTTGTCCAACGGGGATCCATCGTTTTTAGAATATCTCGTCACGGAACGGGTTGCTTGGGATTTTGACGGTGTAATCTCGGTGACATCGGTCGGTGCGTTTAAGCCCCATCCAGCGGTTTACCGCGCCGCAGCGGGGAAGTTAGGGCTTGAAGTTAACGAGTGTATAATGGTATCTGCGAACTCGTTTGACATCATGGGGGCGCGAGCGTGTGGTCTTAGAGGTGCGTTTGTGAACCGTTATCGACTTCCGTATGAGGATACGCCTTACCAACCCGATGTAACCGTGAACGATTTTACGGAGTTAGCAGAAGCGTTGCTATAGGAAACACGAACCCCGTCACTATGTTAATTTTGGATTTTCACGTCGCCCCACAACGTGTTTAAGAGCGACATCGATGGAGCAACTGGCAATGGCTTAGGTGCGAACCAATTACATGAAAACGCTTGCTTAATCCGAAATTGGGTTTGATACGTTTAGCCAAATCAAGGCTTGAAGAAATTCGACATCTTCCCCAAGAGGTGTAAGACTATTGCTCGCGGGTTGAACGGACGCAAATCATGTGCCGCATCTTACAACCCATTTTTTCGCACCTCGTATTTTTGCCACGAATATGAACGGGGAAAGAACGTCCGAACGCCGATGAACACTGAAAACCAATAATTTTTGACGCTTAGTACCCGGCTTTGATTTCCCCCCATGAGGCAGCAAGCTTATCTGCCGGCTCAACAGCAAAGGGATTCCCAATCACCTTAACGTCAAGTTCGACGAACTCATAAGTCGGTGGGTCTGTTTTACTGGCTTCGTGTGAATGCCCACTTCCCTTATCGGTCCACGAATCCCACTCCGGCTCGTCCGGAATATCGGTGTTTGATTCACGGGCAACTTCGACGCCGTTAATCCAAATCACACAACCATCGTCAAAGTCTGCTCCTAGCTCAACTTTGCTATTTGACCTGATGGACTTGACCTCGAAGACAGCGCGGCTGTAGACCATTGCAAGGTCTCCTTTACCAATGACCAGATTGTCATCGTTGTCACCGTAACCGACACCGTATTCGCCCTTTTCCCAATCTTTATCGTCAAATTTTGGTTGTGTCCAGCCGGTGGGATCTTTATCCGAAGGGATATTCTCCTCAGGCTGAATGGCAGTGCACTTGTGGCCTTCATCGACCACGATTTTACCATCAATTTTCAACTGAATGATTAAGGTTAAATCACTACTGCCGGCTGAATCGTTGACAGCCGCTCCAGCAATGAGATTCTCTCCTCTGGCAATCGGTGCCTTTTCACCACTTGCTTCAAGAGCGCATTTAGCGGCATTATTTAATGAGGCAATCATCAAAATAACGATGCCTGCCTGAATAATAAGTTTCATGATTTTGTCCTCCTTCAGAATCAGCGGGACTTTAAGCCAAAATCCGTCCCTCTTAAATATTCATCAAACTCACATTATAAAACGGATGCTACCAACCTCATTTGCCAATATGTTAACATATTTGTCAAAAAAATGTCAAGAAAATGTCAAACAATTCTTTTTACGGATTTTGCTTGGAATGGTAAACCGGTAATAGGGAATGCCGTGAATTGGGCACGCTACGTCCAAAAATATTCGTAATCTGGACACATCACATTGGTTGTTGTAAGGCGTGAGGTATGCGATTGATTGTATCCAAGGGATAAGCGGGGTTACGGACCCCGCCAGCAAATAAGAAGGCGTGGAAGGAAAGAAGCCGGAGATAGGTTCTTAGAGAAAAGAGAGAAGTGTGAGATCTACGACCACACGAACACTTCACCATCTTCGGGGGAGTATCCGATAAATACTGCCAAAACAATTCGGGCGCGCGTGCCTTGCACGGGTGGAACCTCGTGGATACATCGCGTGTTGAAGAAGTAGAGATCTCCCTGATTCAGATCGACCTGATAGTTTTCTATCCCGTTGTCAGCGGCGTATTGATCAAAAGTTTCTTCAACGATATGGGGTTGAATCTCATCAGACCAGAGGCAGCGATGCAAGAGAGCTTGCGTCCCTTTCCCGTTTTCATCCGCGTTTTGGACGCACAATACCCCTGCGAACTGATGCTCAAAGCGGTAGACTTGATAATCGGTGCGATTCTCTCGGTATTTAACGTGATCGATGTGTGGCTTATAACTGTGCGTTTCGTAATGGACACGGAAGATCGCTGGACCGTAAAGCGAACCGTCCGGTTCCCGCGCGACCTTTACCTCTTGTTTCGGGGAAAGTGCAGTCAGGGAATCGTAGATGAGATTGACAGGGTTATCCAATCCATCAAACAGAAACTTAAAAAGGTGATGTGTGGCTTTGGCGTGTGCCAGAAATTTCGTCTTATCCGCGCCACGATTACCGAGACTGGTTCCGATGTCGATACGGGTGCGCTTGTCAGGCGAGTTGATGTCGGCTTCGTCGCGCATCAATCCCATATTTGTAAATCGGTTGATAAGCCCTTGGCATTGCGCGGGTGAATAGGCGTTCCGAAGGATAATAGCGGGCATTTCTGCTTGGGAGAGTGCGTAAATCGGGTCGCTGTAAGTTTTACAAACCGTTTCGAGGTCAGGCTCAGCGGGGAGCCAATTGTTTTGGACGTTCATAGTAGCCTCCGTCCTGAATTTTTTAACTCTTAAATCTGGACGATGCCTCCGTTGTCGGCATCGGTCTATCCTTGATTCAAAACTTTTTTTAGGTTATGAAAAGTTTGTTAACAATTAGAAGTCTACAAGAACAACAGACGCAAAAACTCAGAAACACTCCTTAAAATCTCGGATTGAAAAGATAATCGTAATCGTCTATTTTTTCCTTAGTGAAGTCAAGGAACTCGGCATTATGGTCGAGATCGCTGTTTTCAAAAGCGGCTTCACATCCGATTTTATACTTCAGGCGCCGGTCGGATTTCAGCCAACTCGCACGGTAAATCATTGCGATCATGTGTCGGGGTTGATCGGATGGGTTGGGGACACCGCGGTGCCACAAGCGTATGTCTCGAATCAAGGCACTCCCCTTTTTCGCGTTTCCACGGATAGGGGGTACGATTTTACGACGTGCTTCCTCTTCTTCAGGCTCTATTCGGCGTCCACTGACATCCAGATGTGAGCCGGGCCAGAGTTCTACACTGCCATTTTGCTCTGTCGTATCAAGTGGAGAAATATTAACGACGACTTCTGCTGTGGGATGCGCGACGTCGTGGTCTGGCCACAGGTGAGAACCGTCTCTGTGAAGCGGTTGGGTTATACTCCCCGGACAGTTTGTGTTGCCGTTGTAAAAGTTATTGTAGAGTCCGGGCCCCAGCAGTTCTTTCGTCACCTGCACCACATACGGATTGGCGACGACATCTCTAAACATGTAGGGGGCATAAGGTGGCGGTCCCTGCTGGAGGTGTCCTACGAGTCTGCCTGCACCGCCCCATTTTTCCGCATTAATAAGGACTTGTGAATCGGCATCCATCCGTTCGCGAAGAATGTCCAAGTGCTCATGGTTGACGACGTTCTCCAAAACAACGTAGCCGTCAACACGGATGGCTTTAAGGGCTTCTGCCACGTGTGCATCTGTCAGTTTTCCTGCTGCCAATTCTGCCGATTGAACGGTTATTTCCATTTTTTAATTATTCCTTGCGGGTAAGTGACGCTAATTTGTGCTTTGAAGGTTTTCGTGTTCGAGTCACCC is part of the Candidatus Poribacteria bacterium genome and encodes:
- a CDS encoding ABC transporter substrate-binding protein; translation: MVRDISIAMFGFWVLITALIGCDGIQKVVTPGKGVVPESTHTVKIGFLASGSRVTYPNGGQIAVAEINADGGLLGMPIELVTEVGILTPEAAVEAASRMILDDDIVALVGPNRSAHAIPVGAVAQQHSIPMITTTATNPNVTSAGDFVFMAAFTDSFQGNVMARFAKEDLKLTTAALLTRSGEVYTEGISEFFLTNFTDVGGIIAANVFYEEGTTDFTEHLTEIAAAMPEALFVSGLSEETTLIVQQARALPLQNAAGEPLLFLGTDAWDNPDLLMNEARHIEGSFFSGHFSAATDQPSGKAFVETYQAVYGELPIGGHAVSYDAVQLLFAAIARSGSLEGEAIRAELATTENYTGATPIASYDENRHPTKSAVIFTIKNGEKQFHKQIDPF
- a CDS encoding sulfotransferase — translated: MESLITVIGRGHSGTRAISHTLYASGVFMGSQLNPSGDKIPPHAMYDACRVMAQYVKWQGGLSWDFEPLFTMPIDPEFERLITTYLEDVLQNPAPHKGWKIPETTLVYPWIIRMFPEIKFIHWIRDPRDCIRGSHKTDDLRDFGVFYPETDDIYERRAISWIYQYKLMQATPMPKNVIHIRFEDFVLNQEAILKKLEAFLEIPLGRIIVRPDAVERWKRDVRELEPGASLPQYQFAFLKKAIVENGYPLTAT
- a CDS encoding Gfo/Idh/MocA family oxidoreductase, whose protein sequence is MSTTYRVGLVGAGGIANAHGNACQQAPSAELAAICDVSENALANFGERFDVAPENRYLSLEEMLDAENLDIAVICTWGAFHAEVGIQLSESRQVKAILCEKPFTSTAAEAEAFVSAAQENGVLVAEAFKFRHHPMHLKAKELIDSGAIGDFKAIRSTFCTGGGGGGPETRRPEMNWRFNKAKGGGSIYDLACYNIHHARFMFGAEPIRVSGMSQAGLEVDDGSYLLLVFPGERVAQISTGFNCAGGQYAEMSGTGGMCRLDRVWNNENTAVNIELTTREGTEIIDFEPCFQFALQLEHMCEVVGTGKPHRISPESCVNQMRVIDAAFEAMATGRTVELG
- a CDS encoding haloacid dehalogenase type II, with translation MANLAETKALTFDLFGTILDLGGSLTPFIDESLKARAADVSADEFWAQWRYRQRIEQYQDTIVMLGHSGYLETVRRAVHYVLRANGIAADPDTVAEFMRGWQRLSPFPEVLSALEKMQSRYQLVVLSNGDPSFLEYLVTERVAWDFDGVISVTSVGAFKPHPAVYRAAAGKLGLEVNECIMVSANSFDIMGARACGLRGAFVNRYRLPYEDTPYQPDVTVNDFTELAEALL
- a CDS encoding phytanoyl-CoA dioxygenase family protein, which codes for MEITVQSAELAAGKLTDAHVAEALKAIRVDGYVVLENVVNHEHLDILRERMDADSQVLINAEKWGGAGRLVGHLQQGPPPYAPYMFRDVVANPYVVQVTKELLGPGLYNNFYNGNTNCPGSITQPLHRDGSHLWPDHDVAHPTAEVVVNISPLDTTEQNGSVELWPGSHLDVSGRRIEPEEEEARRKIVPPIRGNAKKGSALIRDIRLWHRGVPNPSDQPRHMIAMIYRASWLKSDRRLKYKIGCEAAFENSDLDHNAEFLDFTKEKIDDYDYLFNPRF